TTGTAATTCCACAAGAGATTCAATCATCTCAATATCAGGAATCATGGCAATACCAAATTTCATACAATTATCCTGTCTTCATTTTTTATACCAGAAATTAGGCAAATTTAACCTACTTTCCGGGATTCTAGACATTGCAGATCCCCCCAACCCCCCTTAAAAAGGGGGGCTATGCGTAAGTCCTATATACGTAAAAGTGATGGATTTAACTAATTTGACCAGTTAGGTATACAGTACAAAACCCTAAATTTATTTATGAAAAAAATAAATTGTTCATTATTCAAATCCCCTACTTTTAAGTCTGGGGATTCACTGGTCACTGGTCACTGGTCACTGGTTACTGGTTACTGTTAATGCTCTAGAAAGTGAATGTTGCCCGGACAGAGCCTACATAAATGTTGTCATTGTTACTATTATGTTCTGGATTAAAAATGATAAATGCCCCAGGAGTGATGGCGAGATTGTCAGTCATCTTGAAGCGATAGAAAGCTTCCAGATGGTATGAGGTATCTCGATCTTCACGAGTACTGATATCGTTATCTGTTACTTTAGGCGGCATACCGAATACAAAACCTAGTAGGCTTCCTTTTGATCCCACATCAAACAAACCTAAAGTTACTGCCCAGTTCCAAATCTTAGCACTATCTCCTTTTGTGATTGCAGCGCTTCCACCATCTTCAGCGATCGCAGTCGTGTAACCAGCCCAACCAGATAGGGATATGCTAGGGCTGAACCGTAAATTGGTTTGGAATCCATAGTGATTGGCAGAAGTTGCAATGTTACCGAAGGGTTGATTGGCAAAGATGCTACCAGTTGTACCTGAAACTTGGACACCGCCTGCAGGATTATAGTAGGAATGCACATAGGTGAAACCTAAGTTAATCACATCATTAGGTCGAAACGCTAACTGAGCTAAAGCTGCATAAGAACCATCGTAGAGTCCAAACTTATCATTTGGGTTATTGGCGACTCTAGGGTTCGTCATATAGCCCAAAGATATAGCAAGTGGCTTACTAAAGTTATAGGTTAAAGTAGCTCCTGTACCTTCAGCACTTTGACGGTAGATGGGACTGAAGCGCCCGAATCGGGAGAGCGCACCACTACCACTTGGATCGAAGCCCGGATTGAAGTTAAACATATTGTCATTGAACTCACCTCCAACTGCTGACACATAGACAACCGCCTGCGACGTCAAGGGGAAACGATATTCCAATTTTTGGAGGAAGACATCGTTGTTATCATCATTCCCGTCATACCCCAATCGGGTCATATTGGTACCTGT
This genomic interval from Scytonema hofmannii PCC 7110 contains the following:
- a CDS encoding iron uptake porin, with the translated sequence MLIILWNNLQVWSAALGIILLLTNGIVSAKASAAGIDNLEDAIVQANVSTGIQLAQTSVMDMTTVQETSEVLEQVNQYSNQGKKNSQSQVTSVSQFSDVQPTDWAFQALQSLVERYGCIAGYPNETYRGNRALTRYEFAAGLNACLDRVNELIATATAELVRKEDLATLQRLQEEFAAELATLRGRVDALEARTAELEANQFSATTKLVGEVIFTVADVFGDERAVPSGNTASNPDLDLNTIFSDRVRLNLLTSFTGKDRLQTRLQARNITPFNTGVTGTNMTRLGYDGNDDNNDVFLQKLEYRFPLTSQAVVYVSAVGGEFNDNMFNFNPGFDPSGSGALSRFGRFSPIYRQSAEGTGATLTYNFSKPLAISLGYMTNPRVANNPNDKFGLYDGSYAALAQLAFRPNDVINLGFTYVHSYYNPAGGVQVSGTTGSIFANQPFGNIATSANHYGFQTNLRFSPSISLSGWAGYTTAIAEDGGSAAITKGDSAKIWNWAVTLGLFDVGSKGSLLGFVFGMPPKVTDNDISTREDRDTSYHLEAFYRFKMTDNLAITPGAFIIFNPEHNSNNDNIYVGSVRATFTF